A part of Alkalinema sp. FACHB-956 genomic DNA contains:
- a CDS encoding YdcF family protein: MGGRGTLVFKRRQLQRQTAKRRKLSFPWWVLLFLPIFVGLGYRQARMWFTQPQAVLVLGGEPSREQFAAKFAQKHPQLPIWISSGAPQEYAEWVFNDAGVSFDRVHLDYRAVDTLTNFTTLADELQARGIRNIYLVTSDYHMRRASLIGEIVLGSRGIIFHPVKIESVPPTPEEPMAKTIRDGGRALLWITTGYTGADLKSAQK, from the coding sequence ATGGGTGGACGGGGCACATTGGTGTTCAAACGGCGGCAACTGCAACGGCAGACGGCCAAACGGAGAAAACTCAGTTTCCCTTGGTGGGTGTTGCTGTTCTTGCCTATTTTCGTGGGCTTGGGCTATCGCCAAGCAAGAATGTGGTTTACCCAACCCCAGGCGGTACTGGTATTAGGAGGCGAGCCAAGCCGCGAACAATTTGCAGCAAAATTTGCCCAAAAACATCCTCAACTCCCCATTTGGATTTCTTCCGGTGCGCCCCAGGAATACGCGGAATGGGTGTTTAATGATGCCGGTGTCAGCTTCGATCGGGTTCATCTGGACTACCGTGCCGTGGATACTTTGACAAACTTCACCACCCTGGCCGACGAACTGCAAGCGCGAGGAATTCGTAATATTTATCTCGTGACCTCCGACTACCACATGCGTCGTGCCAGCCTGATTGGCGAAATTGTTCTGGGCAGTCGAGGCATTATTTTCCATCCAGTCAAAATTGAATCGGTTCCCCCTACCCCAGAGGAACCGATGGCAAAAACAATTCGAGATGGCGGTCGGGCTTTATTGTGGATCACCACTGGCTACACAGGAGCCGATCTCAAGTCAGCTCAAAAGTAG
- a CDS encoding low molecular weight protein-tyrosine-phosphatase translates to MAASYRLLFVCLGNICRSPSAENIMNYLIDQRGLGDLIECDSAGTSSYHVGSPPDRRMNVAAQRQLGIQLKGRARQFQPYDFDEFDLILAMDQDNYENLYYLDRQGQYRDKLRLMCEFCTQHDLKEVPDPYYGGEAGFNFVIDLLMDACSGLLDHLKASGKI, encoded by the coding sequence ATGGCTGCTTCCTATCGCTTGCTGTTTGTCTGCTTGGGCAATATTTGCCGATCGCCCTCTGCGGAAAATATTATGAATTACCTGATTGACCAGCGAGGTTTGGGTGATCTCATTGAATGCGACTCAGCAGGAACGTCCAGCTACCATGTGGGCAGTCCCCCCGATCGGCGGATGAATGTGGCTGCGCAGCGGCAGCTTGGAATTCAACTCAAAGGGCGAGCCAGACAATTTCAACCCTACGATTTTGATGAATTTGACTTGATTCTGGCAATGGATCAGGACAATTACGAAAATCTCTATTACTTAGACCGACAAGGTCAGTATCGCGATAAGTTGCGCTTGATGTGCGAATTTTGTACCCAGCACGACCTGAAGGAGGTACCCGATCCCTACTACGGGGGAGAGGCTGGATTTAATTTTGTCATTGACTTGCTCATGGATGCTTGTTCTGGACTCTTAGATCACCTGAAAGCCTCGGGAAAAATTTGA
- a CDS encoding response regulator transcription factor: MPLTILVAEDDPGTRLSVSDYLESQGYIVFSADNGKDALALAQAHHPHLIITDIAMPQMDGYELVRQVRRSLDMRLLPIIFLTGKADVPHRVLGYQLGCDVYLQKPFEFTELSAVIRNLLDRAQILMDWKLSRESGNLAGGNGDAPPQQAFSSMNNLNPPRTFSVDLSNHLEFSQREQDVLKLLSKGLSNIQIGEQLHLSPRTIEKHVSSLLRKTGTGNRAELVRYAVEHHLVI, translated from the coding sequence ATGCCTTTGACAATTTTGGTTGCAGAAGATGACCCTGGGACAAGACTCTCGGTAAGCGATTACCTAGAGTCACAGGGCTATATTGTATTCAGTGCGGACAATGGTAAGGATGCGCTCGCCCTTGCTCAAGCCCATCATCCTCACTTGATCATTACTGATATCGCCATGCCGCAGATGGATGGCTACGAGCTGGTGCGACAGGTGCGCCGATCGCTGGATATGCGGTTGCTGCCGATTATCTTCCTCACGGGCAAAGCAGATGTGCCCCATCGAGTGCTGGGGTACCAATTGGGCTGTGATGTCTATTTGCAAAAGCCGTTTGAATTCACTGAATTAAGTGCTGTCATTCGCAACTTGCTAGATCGGGCGCAGATCCTCATGGACTGGAAATTAAGCCGGGAATCTGGCAACCTAGCGGGAGGGAATGGGGATGCCCCACCCCAACAGGCGTTTTCCTCGATGAACAATCTCAACCCACCGCGGACGTTCTCAGTGGATCTATCGAATCATTTGGAATTCAGTCAGCGGGAGCAGGATGTCCTGAAGTTATTGAGCAAGGGCTTATCGAATATCCAAATCGGTGAGCAACTTCACCTGAGCCCCCGTACGATCGAAAAACATGTCAGTAGCCTCCTGCGTAAAACAGGTACAGGCAACCGAGCTGAATTAGTGCGCTACGCCGTTGAGCACCATTTAGTTATCTAG
- a CDS encoding type I glyceraldehyde-3-phosphate dehydrogenase — translation MIRVAINGFGRIGRNFLRCWAGRQSSNFQIVGLNDTSDPRTNAHLIKYDSMLGRFNGEVSADDSTITVNGNVIKCYSDRNPENLPWKDWEVDLVIESTGVFTSKEGALKHVKAGAKKVLITAPGKNDDGTFVVGVNESDYDHDRCQVISNASCTTNCLAPIVKVLHENFGIVKGTMTTTHSYTGDQRILDASHRDLRRARAAAINIVPTSTGAAKAVALVYPAMAGKLNGIALRVPTPNVSVVDLVAQIEKSTIAEEVNSVLKAASEGAMKGIIKYCDEPLVSSDHAGTDESSIVDSALTLVMGGDMIKVVAWYDNEWGYSQRVVDLAEVVATKWK, via the coding sequence GTGATTAGAGTCGCGATCAACGGCTTTGGACGCATTGGACGTAACTTTTTACGGTGCTGGGCAGGTCGGCAAAGTAGCAACTTTCAAATCGTCGGTCTAAACGATACCTCCGATCCCCGGACGAACGCCCACTTGATTAAATATGACTCCATGTTGGGCCGGTTCAATGGTGAAGTCAGCGCTGATGACAGCACCATTACCGTAAATGGCAATGTGATCAAGTGCTACTCCGATCGCAATCCTGAAAACTTGCCCTGGAAGGATTGGGAAGTAGATTTGGTGATCGAGTCCACTGGGGTGTTCACCAGCAAAGAAGGTGCCCTGAAGCACGTCAAAGCGGGTGCGAAGAAGGTTCTGATTACCGCGCCTGGTAAAAATGATGATGGCACCTTTGTGGTGGGTGTAAACGAAAGTGATTATGATCACGATCGTTGCCAAGTCATCAGTAACGCAAGCTGCACCACCAACTGCTTGGCTCCGATCGTCAAAGTGCTGCATGAGAACTTCGGTATTGTGAAAGGCACCATGACGACTACCCATAGCTACACCGGCGATCAGCGGATCCTGGATGCTAGCCACCGGGACCTGCGTCGGGCAAGGGCTGCAGCAATCAACATTGTTCCCACCTCGACTGGGGCAGCTAAGGCTGTTGCTTTGGTCTATCCGGCAATGGCAGGGAAGCTCAACGGGATTGCACTGCGGGTTCCTACCCCCAACGTATCTGTTGTGGACTTGGTGGCTCAAATTGAAAAGAGCACGATCGCAGAAGAAGTGAACAGCGTGCTGAAAGCAGCTTCTGAAGGCGCGATGAAGGGCATCATCAAATATTGCGATGAGCCTCTGGTGTCTTCTGACCACGCTGGAACCGATGAGTCTTCGATCGTTGACTCTGCTCTGACCCTGGTCATGGGCGGCGACATGATTAAAGTTGTTGCTTGGTATGACAATGAGTGGGGCTACAGCCAACGGGTGGTTGACTTAGCAGAAGTCGTTGCGACCAAGTGGAAGTAA
- the efp gene encoding elongation factor P codes for MISSNDFRPGVSIELDGAVWRVVEFLHVKPGKGAAFVRTKLKNVQTGGVVERTFRAGETVPQATLEKSTMQHTYKDGDEYVFMDMETYDEGRLTAAQIGDRVKYLKEGMEVDVVKWGDKVMEVELPNSVVLEVIEADPGVKGDTATGGTKPAKVETGATVMVPLFISVGEKIRVDTRDDKYLGREN; via the coding sequence ATGATCTCCAGTAATGATTTTCGCCCTGGTGTCAGCATTGAGCTTGATGGTGCGGTTTGGCGTGTCGTTGAGTTTCTCCATGTGAAGCCCGGTAAAGGTGCCGCTTTTGTTCGAACTAAATTGAAGAACGTTCAAACGGGAGGGGTGGTTGAACGAACCTTCCGAGCTGGGGAAACGGTGCCGCAGGCCACACTGGAAAAAAGCACCATGCAGCACACCTATAAGGACGGTGATGAGTACGTCTTTATGGACATGGAGACCTACGACGAAGGTCGGCTGACAGCGGCGCAAATCGGCGATCGGGTGAAATATCTGAAAGAAGGCATGGAAGTGGATGTCGTCAAATGGGGCGACAAAGTCATGGAAGTGGAACTGCCCAACTCCGTTGTTCTAGAAGTGATTGAAGCCGATCCTGGTGTTAAAGGGGATACTGCAACGGGTGGAACCAAACCGGCTAAAGTCGAAACCGGAGCAACGGTGATGGTACCTTTGTTTATCTCAGTGGGTGAAAAGATTCGTGTTGATACCCGCGATGACAAGTATCTGGGTCGTGAGAACTAA
- a CDS encoding tetratricopeptide repeat protein, with protein sequence MYKRIALLFTILLLNSGIARRPAIAYLVPHLPHLDDRQLEREGNDLLGESIQLAQLQQFDLAITRAKLATQLIPKNPDVWSVLGGLYLADNKTDLSIAALQKAKALEPKESAIWFRLGNAYFQKKDYPKAIESLQSGLALKPNVPGALFDLGNAYLMSGKKNEAIATYEKAYAQDKKFWYPLNNIGLIKYEIGDVKEAIRLWKLSVAAATDSTGAEPKLALAVATYQTGDQDQGLKLGEAAVKLDSRYSDIKFLKENLWGDRLIAATQEFLELPRIKAAISQSKSTESEGRSPR encoded by the coding sequence TTACTATCCTGTTGTTGAACTCCGGCATTGCAAGGCGTCCTGCGATCGCTTACCTGGTTCCCCATTTGCCCCATCTCGACGATCGGCAGTTGGAACGTGAGGGCAATGACCTGTTAGGAGAATCGATTCAACTGGCACAGTTGCAACAGTTTGACCTTGCCATTACCCGTGCAAAGTTGGCAACCCAACTGATTCCCAAGAATCCGGATGTGTGGTCGGTGTTGGGGGGGCTATATCTAGCTGATAACAAAACTGATCTAAGTATTGCTGCCCTACAAAAGGCCAAGGCCCTAGAACCGAAGGAATCTGCAATTTGGTTCCGCTTGGGCAATGCCTATTTCCAGAAAAAAGATTATCCCAAGGCGATCGAGTCCCTGCAATCGGGCTTAGCGCTCAAACCCAATGTTCCCGGTGCGTTGTTTGACCTGGGAAATGCTTATTTGATGTCCGGGAAAAAGAACGAGGCGATCGCAACCTACGAAAAAGCCTACGCCCAGGATAAAAAATTTTGGTACCCCCTGAACAATATTGGGTTGATCAAGTACGAGATCGGAGACGTTAAGGAAGCGATTCGACTCTGGAAGCTGTCCGTTGCCGCTGCAACAGATAGTACTGGGGCAGAGCCAAAACTGGCCTTAGCCGTAGCAACCTATCAGACAGGCGACCAAGATCAAGGACTGAAACTGGGTGAAGCCGCTGTGAAGCTAGATAGCCGTTACAGTGATATCAAATTTTTAAAGGAAAACCTGTGGGGCGATCGGCTGATTGCTGCGACCCAAGAATTTCTGGAACTTCCTAGAATTAAAGCCGCGATCTCCCAGTCCAAATCTACCGAATCGGAGGGACGTTCTCCTCGCTAA
- the murC gene encoding UDP-N-acetylmuramate--L-alanine ligase, whose translation MLNSIDFSGRPFHFIGIGGIGMSAIAHILVHRKLPVSGSDLRLTHITERLRAEGAHIFLEQSAANLEFFRSRQPAAVGGVTGIAEETGADAMPPKLLPQVVCSTAIHPENPEYQAARALGCPILHRSDVLAGLMQQYQGIAVAGTHGKTTTSSLLGYLLLETGMDPTIVVGGEVLAWDGNARAGKSDYLVAEADESDGSLVKFNAQIGIITNIELDHPDHYSDLEEVVETFQTFASHCKTLVGSIDCPTVLDRIQPTITYSLDPQKGATYSVQNVLYDADGTVAQVYERGEYLGDLKLKILGTHNLSNALAALAVGRFLGLDFAAIATALSTFEGARRRFELRGEANQIRFIDDYAHHPSEIQVTLAAARLQVSAAGAYRRLVAVFQPHRYSRMLTFLPEFSQSFVDADVVIISDIYSAGEANPGNMTGQHLADRIAENHAGTVHYQPSLPQISEFLNHNLQPGDLVIFLGAGNLNQIIPDAIAYQREQAEKISHI comes from the coding sequence ATGCTGAATTCGATCGATTTCAGCGGAAGACCGTTTCATTTCATCGGAATTGGCGGAATTGGGATGTCGGCAATCGCCCACATTCTTGTCCACCGCAAGCTGCCAGTTTCCGGATCTGACCTTCGGTTGACCCATATTACGGAGCGTCTCCGGGCAGAAGGGGCTCATATTTTTTTAGAACAAAGTGCTGCGAATCTGGAATTTTTCCGATCGCGGCAGCCCGCTGCCGTTGGAGGAGTGACTGGGATTGCAGAGGAAACTGGAGCGGATGCAATGCCGCCGAAACTCCTGCCACAGGTTGTTTGCTCAACTGCGATCCACCCAGAGAATCCAGAGTATCAAGCAGCACGAGCCTTAGGATGTCCTATCCTACATCGTTCTGACGTTCTAGCCGGTTTGATGCAGCAGTACCAGGGGATCGCAGTGGCGGGAACCCATGGTAAAACGACGACTAGTAGCTTACTGGGCTACCTTCTTCTTGAGACAGGAATGGATCCGACGATCGTTGTCGGTGGAGAAGTTCTGGCCTGGGATGGCAATGCCAGAGCAGGGAAAAGCGATTATCTCGTGGCTGAAGCGGACGAATCTGATGGTTCCTTGGTCAAGTTTAACGCGCAGATTGGCATCATCACCAATATTGAATTGGATCATCCCGATCACTACAGCGACTTAGAAGAAGTTGTAGAAACGTTCCAAACCTTTGCAAGCCACTGCAAAACACTAGTCGGTTCGATCGATTGTCCAACGGTGCTGGATCGAATTCAGCCCACCATTACCTATAGCTTGGATCCTCAAAAAGGAGCCACCTACAGCGTCCAAAATGTCCTGTATGACGCCGATGGCACAGTGGCCCAAGTCTATGAAAGGGGAGAATACCTTGGGGATCTGAAATTAAAGATCCTAGGAACCCATAACTTGAGTAATGCCCTAGCTGCGTTGGCGGTGGGGCGTTTCTTAGGTTTGGACTTTGCTGCGATCGCGACCGCCCTCTCTACCTTTGAAGGCGCACGTCGTCGCTTTGAACTCCGGGGTGAAGCCAACCAAATCCGGTTTATCGATGACTATGCTCACCATCCCAGCGAAATTCAAGTCACACTGGCAGCCGCTCGGTTACAGGTCAGTGCGGCGGGCGCGTACCGTCGGCTAGTGGCGGTTTTCCAGCCCCATCGTTATAGCCGAATGCTGACTTTTTTGCCGGAATTTTCCCAATCCTTTGTGGATGCAGATGTAGTCATCATTAGCGATATTTACAGTGCAGGTGAAGCAAATCCCGGTAACATGACAGGTCAGCATTTAGCGGATCGGATTGCCGAAAATCATGCTGGAACCGTGCACTACCAGCCTTCTCTCCCCCAGATCAGCGAATTTCTGAATCACAACCTCCAACCGGGTGATCTCGTGATCTTTTTAGGTGCTGGAAACCTAAATCAGATTATTCCTGATGCGATCGCATACCAGCGGGAGCAGGCCGAAAAAATTTCGCATATTTGA
- a CDS encoding metalloregulator ArsR/SmtB family transcription factor: MEPVASVPQEVVQQVADYFSVLGEPMRLRILNLLRDGEKCVQDLVEATETSQANVSKHLKVMLQAGILTRRSQGTLAYYSVADELIFELCNLVCDRIATRIEQQAQHFRSFSLASKPDSQ, from the coding sequence ATGGAACCAGTAGCATCCGTGCCCCAGGAAGTTGTTCAACAGGTCGCCGACTACTTTAGTGTGTTAGGCGAACCGATGCGGTTGCGCATTTTGAATTTATTGCGTGATGGTGAGAAGTGTGTGCAGGACTTGGTGGAGGCGACGGAAACCAGTCAGGCCAATGTCTCTAAGCACCTGAAAGTCATGTTGCAAGCGGGAATTTTGACTCGCCGCAGTCAAGGGACTTTAGCATACTACAGTGTGGCGGATGAGCTGATTTTCGAGCTGTGTAATCTGGTCTGCGATCGCATTGCGACCCGGATTGAACAGCAAGCTCAGCATTTCCGCTCCTTTAGCCTTGCCAGCAAACCCGACTCGCAGTAA
- the thiL gene encoding thiamine-phosphate kinase: MGSSNRRETTIAHPEAIDTRLICDLGEQGLLQLIQQFCPIGVVGDDAAVIPRPKQDALVMTTDVLVDGVHFSDRTTPPHSVGWRAVAANLSDLAAMGAKPIGLTVGLGLPPNTPVAWVNDLYQGMADCLQTFGGAILGGDLVRSPVRTVSITALGEVEQAHAIQRSQAKPGDVIVLTGYHGLSRAGLEVLLDDNSAESGISASDGYELSEGDRQTLIRAHQYPRPQLTIGRQAAQFDRVAGMDSSDGLADAIVQICRASGVGAQIHDLPIHPILQTHPKSIDWTLYGGEDFELVLCLPPEDAAQLLKPLSTPVQVIGQITADPTIQLLAATGQRISIDLDAGDLAAGFQHFSPLPNHRDAG, translated from the coding sequence ATGGGTAGCAGCAATCGTCGTGAAACCACGATCGCCCATCCTGAGGCGATCGATACAAGATTAATCTGTGATCTGGGTGAGCAAGGCTTGCTCCAACTGATCCAGCAATTCTGTCCGATCGGGGTAGTCGGGGATGATGCAGCCGTGATCCCCCGCCCCAAGCAGGATGCCCTCGTCATGACAACGGATGTGTTGGTCGATGGGGTGCATTTTAGCGATCGCACCACACCGCCCCATAGTGTTGGCTGGCGCGCGGTGGCCGCAAACCTGTCCGATTTAGCTGCCATGGGGGCAAAACCGATCGGTTTAACCGTGGGATTGGGATTACCGCCAAACACGCCGGTTGCTTGGGTAAACGACCTCTATCAAGGCATGGCAGATTGCTTGCAAACCTTTGGGGGAGCTATTTTGGGAGGGGACTTGGTTCGATCGCCTGTGCGAACCGTTTCAATTACCGCGTTGGGTGAAGTGGAGCAAGCCCATGCAATCCAACGATCGCAGGCGAAGCCCGGAGACGTGATCGTCCTGACGGGTTACCATGGCCTATCTCGGGCTGGATTGGAGGTGTTATTGGATGACAACAGCGCAGAGTCAGGGATCAGCGCTTCCGATGGGTACGAACTTTCTGAAGGCGATCGGCAAACCTTGATTCGAGCCCACCAATATCCCAGGCCACAATTAACCATTGGACGACAAGCAGCACAGTTCGATCGGGTGGCCGGCATGGACTCCAGTGATGGACTCGCGGATGCGATCGTGCAAATTTGTCGGGCCAGTGGTGTGGGAGCCCAGATTCATGATCTACCGATCCATCCTATTTTACAAACCCATCCCAAAAGCATTGATTGGACACTCTACGGAGGAGAAGACTTTGAATTAGTTCTTTGTCTCCCCCCGGAGGATGCAGCACAACTGCTCAAACCATTGTCTACGCCTGTTCAGGTGATTGGCCAAATCACTGCTGATCCGACCATACAGCTTCTGGCAGCTACAGGCCAAAGGATATCGATCGATCTAGATGCAGGCGACCTAGCAGCAGGATTTCAACATTTCAGCCCCCTGCCCAATCACCGTGATGCAGGATAG
- a CDS encoding peptidylprolyl isomerase, giving the protein MSFWNRLKRQLLVLALACLAWSYWMPSTQALPQGNAITDPKALLRYALPIENPEVRKLQAAIEDISQQLRANRRWGAVVADLNRAERVVADKQAALLGSIPDDRKPQAEALLGDIQAEIGQMQAGLEAKNRQATLDQRAALLDRIGSFEELMVQGYPYEVPEEYSNLPQLKGRATVDIQTTQGTVTAVLDGYSAPVTAGNFVDLVQRGFYNNLPFTRSEDFYILQVGDPEGPEVGFVDPKTKKYRAIPLEVLAKGDKEPTYGITLEDAGRPLDQPVLPFSAYGAMALARSDEDPNGGSSQFFFFLFEPELTPAGINLLDGRYAIFGYVVEGNDILRTLKAGTDKIISAKVVSGAENLVQPKA; this is encoded by the coding sequence ATGTCTTTTTGGAATCGGTTGAAGCGCCAGCTACTCGTTCTGGCACTGGCTTGCTTGGCCTGGAGTTATTGGATGCCCAGCACCCAAGCATTGCCCCAAGGGAATGCTATTACGGATCCAAAAGCGTTACTGCGCTATGCACTCCCCATTGAAAATCCTGAGGTTCGGAAGCTCCAAGCCGCGATCGAAGATATTTCCCAGCAATTGCGAGCCAATCGACGATGGGGCGCAGTGGTAGCGGATCTCAACCGTGCTGAGCGAGTTGTGGCAGATAAGCAGGCCGCCTTGCTCGGCAGTATCCCCGACGATCGCAAGCCCCAAGCGGAAGCACTGCTGGGAGACATTCAGGCAGAGATTGGCCAGATGCAAGCGGGTCTAGAAGCCAAAAATCGTCAGGCTACGTTGGATCAGCGGGCCGCCCTCCTGGATAGGATTGGTAGCTTTGAGGAATTGATGGTGCAGGGCTATCCCTATGAGGTGCCTGAAGAATACAGCAATTTACCTCAATTAAAGGGACGGGCCACGGTGGATATTCAAACCACCCAAGGAACGGTGACAGCAGTGCTGGATGGCTACAGTGCGCCGGTGACTGCGGGCAATTTTGTGGATTTGGTGCAGCGCGGATTTTATAACAATCTCCCCTTCACCCGATCGGAAGATTTCTATATCCTGCAAGTTGGCGATCCCGAAGGCCCCGAAGTCGGCTTTGTGGATCCGAAGACGAAGAAATATCGGGCCATTCCCCTAGAAGTTCTGGCTAAAGGGGATAAAGAACCCACCTACGGTATCACTTTAGAAGACGCGGGTCGCCCCTTGGATCAGCCCGTGCTACCCTTTTCAGCCTACGGTGCCATGGCCTTAGCCCGATCGGATGAAGATCCCAACGGCGGCTCTTCCCAATTCTTCTTCTTCCTCTTTGAACCAGAACTGACACCAGCAGGCATTAACTTACTGGATGGCCGATATGCCATCTTTGGCTATGTGGTGGAAGGCAATGATATTCTGCGCACCTTAAAAGCGGGAACCGATAAAATCATCTCCGCCAAGGTGGTCAGCGGCGCAGAAAATTTGGTTCAACCTAAAGCCTAG
- a CDS encoding YbaB/EbfC family nucleoid-associated protein produces the protein MGQGQGFGGFGLGKMKELTEAIKKAQQVQEGAKQLQEDLEKMEIEGIAQGGLVKVYMSGNQEPRRVEISPEAMNEGADMLSDLVMAAMKDAYEKSTATMRERMEELTGGLNLPGFG, from the coding sequence ATGGGACAAGGACAGGGATTTGGTGGCTTCGGTCTCGGTAAGATGAAGGAACTGACTGAAGCAATTAAGAAAGCTCAGCAAGTTCAAGAAGGTGCAAAACAACTCCAGGAAGATCTGGAGAAAATGGAAATTGAAGGGATTGCTCAAGGGGGCCTGGTTAAGGTTTACATGAGTGGAAACCAAGAACCGCGCCGAGTTGAAATTTCACCGGAAGCCATGAATGAGGGCGCTGACATGCTCTCGGATCTTGTGATGGCAGCCATGAAAGATGCCTACGAAAAGTCCACGGCAACGATGCGTGAACGGATGGAAGAACTGACGGGTGGTTTGAATCTACCGGGGTTCGGTTGA
- the murB gene encoding UDP-N-acetylmuramate dehydrogenase translates to MTLSRNPLPTVDELGAPASLRYSSSLSSILLDKTVSFPGTDCLIKSNVPLSTLTSFQVGGPAEWYVAPQTVQELQMSLAWAVEREIPITLLGAGSNLLISDRGLPGLVVGTRYLKQMIFDEETGQLTVGAGTMLPLLAQRVAKRGWRGLEWAVGIPGTVGGSVVMNAGAHGGCISDILVEVQVLNMDGTCEVLTADQLAYRYRTSNLQGGGRLVTQATFQMQPGFDPIEVRRDTDYHLNQRHSTQPYDRPSCGSVFRNPGEYKAGWLIEQAGLKGYQIGGAKVAERHANFILNCGEATATDIFRLIHHVQRRVEQQWSLHLEPEVRILGDFQAA, encoded by the coding sequence ATGACGCTTTCTCGGAACCCCCTGCCCACGGTTGATGAGCTGGGAGCACCTGCTAGTCTCCGTTATTCTTCCTCTCTCAGTTCAATCCTGCTTGACAAGACCGTGAGTTTCCCTGGTACAGACTGTTTGATTAAGTCTAATGTTCCACTTTCAACCCTGACATCCTTTCAAGTCGGTGGCCCTGCGGAGTGGTACGTTGCCCCCCAGACGGTGCAAGAGTTACAAATGAGTCTGGCTTGGGCGGTTGAGCGGGAAATTCCCATTACCTTATTAGGAGCAGGATCCAATCTTTTGATCAGCGATCGAGGTCTACCGGGGTTGGTGGTGGGAACCCGCTACCTCAAGCAAATGATCTTTGATGAGGAAACCGGCCAATTGACCGTAGGAGCCGGAACAATGTTACCCCTGCTTGCCCAACGGGTCGCTAAGCGCGGCTGGCGAGGACTGGAGTGGGCTGTTGGCATTCCCGGCACAGTGGGCGGATCGGTAGTGATGAATGCAGGAGCCCATGGGGGTTGTATTTCTGACATTCTAGTAGAAGTCCAAGTGCTCAATATGGACGGAACCTGTGAAGTGCTGACAGCCGATCAGTTAGCCTATCGTTATCGGACGTCGAATTTGCAAGGCGGGGGACGGCTCGTAACCCAAGCGACATTCCAAATGCAGCCCGGATTTGATCCAATCGAAGTACGGCGAGATACCGATTATCATCTTAACCAACGGCACAGCACCCAGCCCTACGATCGGCCCAGTTGTGGCAGTGTATTTCGCAATCCTGGGGAATACAAAGCCGGTTGGTTAATTGAGCAGGCAGGGCTGAAAGGCTATCAGATTGGGGGCGCTAAGGTGGCTGAACGCCATGCAAACTTTATCCTGAACTGCGGAGAAGCAACCGCGACGGATATTTTTAGATTGATCCACCATGTACAACGCCGCGTTGAACAGCAATGGTCTTTACACTTGGAACCGGAAGTCCGGATTTTAGGGGATTTCCAAGCAGCCTAA
- the accB gene encoding acetyl-CoA carboxylase biotin carboxyl carrier protein, whose product MALNFNELRDLLLALNQTDIAELTLKSEEFELTVRRGTTAEAIPVARVEVPVLQQPVIAETAAIPVAAPPTAPAAPPHTADQRWVEIKSPMVGTFYRAPGPDEHPFVEVGDRVRSGQTVCIIEAMKLMNEIEAEISGEVVEILVQNAQPVEFGQVLMRVNPA is encoded by the coding sequence GTGGCACTGAACTTCAACGAACTTCGTGATTTACTCCTAGCTTTAAATCAAACGGACATCGCGGAGTTGACGTTAAAGAGTGAGGAGTTTGAACTCACCGTGCGGCGGGGCACAACAGCCGAAGCCATTCCTGTCGCACGGGTTGAGGTTCCAGTTTTACAGCAGCCCGTGATTGCTGAGACTGCGGCCATTCCCGTTGCTGCTCCTCCAACTGCCCCCGCTGCGCCTCCCCATACAGCAGACCAACGGTGGGTTGAGATTAAGTCACCCATGGTTGGTACCTTCTATCGCGCCCCTGGCCCCGATGAACATCCCTTTGTCGAAGTGGGCGATCGGGTGCGTTCTGGCCAAACCGTCTGCATCATTGAAGCAATGAAGCTGATGAATGAAATCGAAGCTGAGATTTCAGGGGAAGTGGTCGAAATTTTGGTGCAAAATGCCCAGCCCGTTGAGTTTGGTCAAGTGCTGATGCGGGTTAATCCTGCTTAG